Proteins from a genomic interval of Chanos chanos chromosome 3, fChaCha1.1, whole genome shotgun sequence:
- the tnni1a gene encoding troponin I, slow skeletal muscle: MLKSMMVARAKEELEQEILDKEEEKQKYLAEKAPPLQTSGMSFTELQELCRELHAKIDVVDEERYDIEAKVNLNAREIKDLNIKVLDLRGKFKRPTLRRVRVSADAILRSLLGSKHKVSMDLRANLKSVKKEDTEKKRPVEDSDWRKNVEAMSGMEGRKKMFDAAKGPTQ; the protein is encoded by the exons ATGCTGAAG aGCATGATGGTGGCCAGAGCTAAAGAGGAACTAGAGCAGGAGATCTTagataaagaggaagagaagcagAAGTACCTGGCAGAGAAAGCTCCTCCCCTCCAGACCAGTGGGATGTCTTTTACTGAACTACAG GAACTCTGTCGTGAGCTGCATGCCAAGATTGATGTGGTAGATGAAGAACGGTATGACATTGAGGCCAAAGTCAATCTCAACGCTCGCGAG ATAAAGGATTTAAACATCAAAGTTCTGGATCTGAGGGGGAAATTTAAACGACCCACCCTGAGAAGAGTGAGGGTCTCTGCTGATGCAATTCTTCGCTCTCTCCTGGGCTCCAAACACAAAGTCTCAATGGATCTGAGAGCCAACCTCAAGTCTGTTAAgaaagaggacacagagaag AAGCGaccagtggaggacagtgactGGCGTAAGAATGTGGAGGCCATGTCTGGTATGGAGGGGAGGAAGAAGATGTTTGATGCAGCTAAAGGTCCCACCCAGTGA